A stretch of DNA from Rhinoraja longicauda isolate Sanriku21f chromosome 9, sRhiLon1.1, whole genome shotgun sequence:
AAAGCAAATAATGCCCTGCATTCATTTGAACGCCCGCCAAGTACACATTCTTTGTTTTGCTGAAAAAGTTAATATCATGTTTCTAATATTGAGTAAGTTCCCATTCACTGCTTCAGAAAATAGTATTACCCTGTCAACGGCCTATATTTCTGTCAATTTATCCTGAACAAGGGAGCCGATTGTGTTGCAGTACGTGACAACATACTGATAGGATTTCGCATAACACGCTATAAAATGCTTTGTATTTTTATCTTTCTGAATCAGTTTACCCTTTATTTTTATCTCACTTTAATTGTGTTTATCTTACTTTCGAAAAAGGCAGTCGTTACTTTGTGTATCCATTCACTTTTTAGAAAGTACCGCATTCTTCGGGGAGCTGCAATTTCACATTCTCTTCCAGTTCCACCCTTCCATAccctaaatttatttatttttgcacaaAACCAAACAGATGAAGGGCTATTCCTTGTCCAGCAGACGCGACGCGTGTTGTGTTTCTGAATCAGAAGAAACAAATTTATTTTCACGATGCCCTCTCTAAATGTCTGTGTTATGTTTTACTACAAGGACACGGACATGTGTAAAAACATGTTTACGGTGAATTTTATGACTAATTACGATTATCTTATCCAACTACAATGAGCAATATTTTAAACTAAAACCCTCAAGTCTTTATTTTTCGTGAAATCGCATTTGGCTATTGTTGGTATATTTTTGTTGCCAACCCCGAGGTACTAGTGTCGTTGGTTGTCTTACAATTTCTAATTAATTATTGCTCTGAATCATTCGATAACATCTTCCTAAATCAATTAGAAAGTTTCTTTATTGACCAAACTGACTAGAAAAGTTTAGCTTGTGATCCCATTTTGCCCCGGCCTATGAAAAAAGTTGCAAACATTCAGGTACTTAAAAAATAAGGGTTGTCTTCGAGGCTATTTACCGTGATTTACTGAACACTTGCTGTGTCCCTGAAACAGTATTTAAATGTTAATTTGACGCGCTGGGAACAGGGTAACCTGGAAGGAAACAACAAACCTGTTTTTGGCGGCGGCCGCTCTGTCTCTCTGCCTACGGTTTTTAAACCAGTTCCCCACTTGAGTCGGCGTGAGGCCGGTTGCCTGGGCCAGTTCCCTTTTTTTGGAAGGGTTTGGGTATGGGTCCTGCAAGTACCACTCTCGCAACAAGCTGCGGGTCCTCTCTTTGAAACAGTGCGTTTTCTGCTCGCCGTCCCAGATGGTCCGGGGCAAGGGAAACTTCTTGCGGACGCGATACTTATCGACCGGCCCCAGTGGGCGACCCCTCAATTTCTCGGCCTCTTGGTAGTGCGCTTCGAGCCACATCGCCTGCAGCTTGCCGTGCGATTCCTTGGTGAACTTGTGGTTCTCCAGGATGTGGTACAAGTCTCGGAAGTTGCCCGTGTGGAAGGCTACTACCGCCCGGGCTCTGAGGATTGACTCGTGTTTGTTGATTGCCTCGCATGCCCCCGGCGCCACAGGTAAAGACCAGAGGAAACGTCCCAATCTTTCGATGTCTCCCGTTTCCTCCAGCGTCTCACAAACGCTGGCCACTTGCTCCGGAGTGAAATTGATGGTCGGTAGCTGGAACATTGACAACTCTTCTGGAGGCTGGGAGCTGGCTAGGAAGAGGAAAGCGCTCTCGGTTGAGTTTGGCAGGAGAGGCACAGCACTGTACAGCTCTAGCTGCGACCTGAACACCATGGACTGGCCTGATGATTTAAAAAAGCACAAAAACGTGTCAGATGCAACGAAATCGACTAATGTCACACTCCCTCATATTATATCCCCAAAATACTGTGTGGAGCGCCGGTTTTTTTTTCCGCTTTTTCTATTGGGTCTTGGCAGTGTCGTTGTGCCGTCGCCATGGCGACGCTGTCTATCACTGTCAAGCGTGCCAATCAACCAGCGGAACGTAGAGGCATCCACCACTTCGGGGCTGCGCAGGGGTTATCTGAAATACATCTTCACATCGCCCACCTACCTCTCCAAAAGTTCATATGTGAAAGCCTCGCCGCGCACATTTTGCTGAATGGGACGAGTGATTGGAGGGCGAAAATATTACTGCGATCGTTACAATTTTCCTTAAGTCTGGAAGATAGGGGGGAAGCAAATGGGAGAGCCTGTGGTGTTGGTTGGAATAGAGGGCT
This window harbors:
- the six3a gene encoding homeobox protein SIX3a — translated: MVFRSQLELYSAVPLLPNSTESAFLFLASSQPPEELSMFQLPTINFTPEQVASVCETLEETGDIERLGRFLWSLPVAPGACEAINKHESILRARAVVAFHTGNFRDLYHILENHKFTKESHGKLQAMWLEAHYQEAEKLRGRPLGPVDKYRVRKKFPLPRTIWDGEQKTHCFKERTRSLLREWYLQDPYPNPSKKRELAQATGLTPTQVGNWFKNRRQRDRAAAAKNRLQHQSVGQSGVCTLSEAGCTAHSAAESPSTAASPTTSVSSMTERAETATSILSVTSSDSECDV